The following proteins come from a genomic window of Mariniflexile sp. TRM1-10:
- a CDS encoding SRPBCC family protein, producing the protein MKKLQFKKDINASAEKVYNTMLGINNIKTYEQWTSEFNPTSTYEGSWEKGAKIYFIGTDKNGKRGGMVSEIADNMPFRFVSIRHYGILDGENEITEGAEVEKWAGGLENYSFEENNGVTTVTVDVDSMEDYIDFFNKTFPKALDKLKEIAEK; encoded by the coding sequence ATGAAAAAACTACAATTCAAGAAAGACATTAACGCATCTGCTGAGAAGGTTTACAATACTATGCTTGGCATTAACAATATTAAAACATACGAGCAATGGACATCCGAATTTAATCCAACCTCAACTTATGAAGGAAGCTGGGAAAAGGGGGCAAAAATCTACTTTATCGGAACGGATAAAAATGGTAAACGGGGTGGAATGGTATCTGAAATTGCGGACAACATGCCATTCCGGTTTGTTTCCATTCGCCATTACGGAATTTTAGACGGTGAAAATGAAATTACCGAAGGTGCTGAAGTTGAAAAATGGGCAGGCGGATTGGAAAATTACTCTTTTGAAGAAAACAACGGAGTGACAACCGTAACAGTAGATGTAGATTCAATGGAAGACTATATTGATTTTTTCAACAAGACTTTTCCAAAGGCTTTGGATAAGCTCAAAGAAATTGCGGAAAAATAG
- a CDS encoding CPBP family intramembrane glutamic endopeptidase: protein MTKNLYLNLFLSLFILLLGFKFSSGLIDYWTIRIVKILSIIIAGFFLIKFNPNLLPKKENSNFKIQYLFPIIIGIIGLFIFDYFILLLNYKLMGWDWTGEVNRTISESVLLIGFIIAWGLLEELYCRRIIAQEIFNSKGFSKALWISALIFGLAHTFSDSGFLTTFLGGLIIGYVYLRTLNIWLSIFSHITYNVIYFFVSPIIDIKIDEFSSYQTITMFLGFGILLLWSMYLIFKKQTELKTSR from the coding sequence ATGACTAAAAACCTTTATCTAAATTTATTTTTAAGTTTATTTATTTTGCTTCTTGGATTTAAATTTTCTTCTGGTCTTATAGACTATTGGACAATAAGAATTGTTAAAATATTATCCATTATTATTGCTGGTTTTTTCTTAATTAAATTTAATCCAAACTTACTTCCAAAAAAAGAAAATTCAAACTTCAAAATTCAATATCTCTTTCCAATTATAATTGGAATTATCGGTCTTTTTATCTTTGACTACTTTATTCTTTTACTAAACTATAAATTAATGGGTTGGGATTGGACTGGCGAAGTTAATCGAACAATATCTGAATCAGTTCTATTAATTGGATTTATAATTGCTTGGGGCCTATTAGAAGAACTCTATTGTCGTAGGATAATTGCTCAAGAAATCTTCAATTCTAAAGGTTTTTCTAAAGCACTCTGGATTTCTGCTTTAATTTTTGGACTTGCACATACATTTAGCGATTCTGGTTTCCTAACAACTTTTCTCGGTGGCCTAATAATTGGTTATGTTTATCTTAGAACACTAAATATTTGGTTAAGCATTTTTTCTCACATCACATATAATGTAATTTACTTTTTTGTTTCGCCAATTATAGACATAAAAATTGATGAATTCAGTTCATATCAAACAATAACAATGTTTTTAGGCTTTGGAATATTATTACTTTGGTCTATGTATCTGATTTTCAAAAAGCAAACAGAATTAAAAACCAGCAGGTAA
- the pepT gene encoding peptidase T, whose product MISKEHIIKRFISYVTIDTESDPTSNTTPSTAKQWDLANKLAEELKTIGMQDVSIDENAYIMATLPSNVSHAVPTIGFISHFDTSPDFTGANVNPQIIEDYNGKDIVLNEAEDIILSPDYFEDLLQYKGQTLITTDGTTLLGADDKAGVTEIVTAMEYLINHPEIKHGTIKVGFTPDEEIGRGAHKFDVEKFGADWAYTMDGSQIGELEYENFNAASAVVKVKGKIVHPGYAKGKMVNSMYIAQEFINSLPRLETPEHTDEYQGFFHLYAIKGDVEETVLEYIIRDHDFGHFEARKAVMDKLTNELNEQYGREVIRVEIKDQYYNMREKIEPVMHIVGIAEEAMKQLHIEPIIKPIRGGTDGSQLSYKGLPCPNIFAGGHNFHGRYEYVPVESMIKATQVICKIAELTALEED is encoded by the coding sequence ATGATTTCAAAAGAACACATCATTAAGCGCTTTATAAGTTACGTTACTATCGATACCGAATCGGATCCTACATCAAACACCACGCCCAGCACTGCCAAGCAATGGGATTTGGCCAACAAACTTGCCGAAGAACTAAAAACCATAGGCATGCAGGATGTTAGTATTGATGAAAACGCCTATATTATGGCTACATTACCTAGCAATGTATCGCATGCTGTGCCAACTATTGGATTTATTTCGCATTTTGATACCTCGCCCGATTTTACGGGTGCTAACGTAAACCCTCAAATTATTGAGGATTATAATGGGAAGGATATTGTTTTAAATGAAGCGGAAGACATCATACTGTCTCCCGATTATTTTGAAGATTTACTCCAATATAAAGGGCAAACCCTAATCACTACAGATGGCACGACCTTATTAGGTGCCGATGATAAAGCGGGCGTTACCGAAATTGTGACGGCTATGGAATATTTAATCAACCATCCTGAAATTAAACACGGCACTATTAAAGTGGGTTTCACTCCCGATGAAGAAATAGGCAGAGGTGCCCATAAATTTGATGTTGAAAAATTCGGAGCCGATTGGGCATACACTATGGATGGCAGTCAAATAGGCGAACTGGAATATGAAAATTTCAATGCCGCCAGTGCTGTTGTAAAAGTGAAAGGCAAAATAGTACACCCAGGCTATGCCAAAGGTAAAATGGTAAACTCCATGTACATTGCCCAAGAATTTATCAACTCATTACCACGTCTTGAAACACCCGAGCATACCGATGAATATCAAGGTTTTTTTCATTTATACGCCATAAAAGGCGACGTAGAAGAAACTGTTTTGGAATACATTATTCGCGACCACGATTTTGGACATTTTGAAGCACGTAAAGCCGTCATGGACAAGTTAACCAACGAGCTAAACGAGCAATACGGAAGGGAAGTTATTCGTGTTGAAATAAAAGACCAATACTACAATATGAGAGAAAAGATAGAACCTGTCATGCATATTGTAGGTATTGCCGAAGAAGCCATGAAACAACTACATATTGAACCTATAATCAAACCCATTCGTGGTGGCACTGACGGCTCACAATTAAGCTATAAAGGCCTCCCCTGCCCTAATATATTTGCTGGCGGACATAACTTTCACGGACGCTACGAGTATGTCCCTGTTGAAAGCATGATAAAAGCGACCCAAGTCATTTGTAAAATTGCTGAATTAACGGCTTTAGAAGAAGACTAA
- a CDS encoding quinone-dependent dihydroorotate dehydrogenase, giving the protein MYKLLLRPLFFLFDPEKIHHFTFSLIKFSSKIPGFAAVFRSLYVVNDKRLERNVFGLTFKNPVGLAAGFDKNAVLYNELANFGFGFIEIGTVTPKAQAGNPKKRLFRLKDDQGIINRMGFNNEGLEAAITQLKSNKGKLIIGGNIGKNTNTKPEDYTKDYLECFNALHPYVDYFVLNVSCPNVGSHAKLNDKEYLEELIGAVQKANLSFNKQKPILLKIAPDLNNIQLDEIIDLVATTNLDGVIASNTSTDRTGLKASNEQLEAIGNGGLSGQPIKDKSTQVIKYLADKSNRAFPIIGVGGIHSAEDALEKIAAGADLVQIYTGFIYEGPSLVKAINKAILKG; this is encoded by the coding sequence ATGTACAAATTACTACTTCGCCCGTTATTTTTCTTGTTCGACCCTGAAAAAATTCACCATTTTACGTTTTCATTAATAAAATTCAGCTCTAAAATCCCAGGTTTTGCTGCTGTTTTTAGAAGTTTATATGTTGTGAATGATAAGCGGTTGGAACGAAACGTATTCGGACTTACTTTTAAAAACCCAGTGGGGTTAGCAGCAGGATTTGATAAAAATGCGGTGCTGTATAACGAACTGGCAAACTTTGGATTTGGCTTTATTGAAATAGGCACCGTCACACCCAAAGCACAAGCAGGAAATCCTAAAAAGCGTTTGTTCCGATTGAAAGACGACCAAGGTATTATTAACCGAATGGGGTTTAATAACGAAGGTCTTGAAGCGGCTATAACCCAATTAAAATCCAACAAAGGCAAACTGATTATTGGTGGGAATATTGGAAAAAATACCAACACGAAACCCGAAGATTATACTAAAGATTACCTAGAATGTTTTAATGCGCTGCACCCTTATGTAGATTATTTTGTACTGAATGTAAGTTGCCCAAATGTGGGAAGTCATGCCAAACTAAACGACAAAGAATATTTGGAAGAATTGATTGGAGCCGTACAAAAAGCAAATCTAAGTTTTAACAAGCAAAAGCCCATTCTTTTAAAAATCGCTCCTGACTTAAACAACATCCAATTGGATGAAATTATAGACTTGGTTGCTACCACCAACTTAGATGGTGTTATAGCCAGTAATACATCCACCGACAGAACGGGTTTAAAAGCCTCAAATGAGCAATTGGAAGCCATTGGAAACGGCGGATTAAGTGGACAGCCTATTAAAGATAAAAGCACGCAGGTGATTAAATATCTAGCGGATAAAAGCAACAGAGCCTTCCCAATCATAGGGGTTGGAGGCATTCATTCTGCCGAAGACGCTTTAGAAAAAATAGCAGCAGGTGCCGATTTAGTACAAATTTACACGGGGTTTATTTACGAAGGACCTAGTTTGGTAAAAGCGATAAATAAAGCGATTCTAAAAGGCTAA
- a CDS encoding T9SS-dependent choice-of-anchor J family protein — protein MHVLKPKLPTFLLFILLSFGINTVAQNETVSCGTVTTKESTAFYNSIKPQLKNHEQAFMQKRLSKSVSSTKLMNSIPVKAHIIRNSNGTGGISEADLNTAISDLNTLYAGAFMEFFLCDGINYINQDSLCHLKKGDEKNLIETTNVAGLINIYFAENIENALEESICGYADNEGRNDVIVMKNSCVTNDSTLAHEMGHFFSLMHTHGTDDTKTTELVDGSNCETDGDGICDTPADPKLTSKNVNNFCQYIGTETDANGNTYTPDTGNIMSYAKKGCRSHFSQQQLARMYAFYLTAKNYLACPSFNANFTADVSQTCDESLTVNFESSSENMTTWAWDMDSDGVIDYTIPNPSHTFTSGVYDVTLTVSNKHRTIKKTYSKFIKVGNAESLFNEDFESYSLQSDVNWTVKDSTEHGYNWLLNKGETTSSGTGPTSVKTANNPSNTYMYAEASGAQPGDIAELLSPCMAITNPNSGLEFSYHMYGKGIGELHIDIKTEDGYINDVIPALIGSQQKHQEDAFLIKDIDLSAYTNQTINVRFRAVRGNNWDGDIAIDNVFIKTIDVPISDAVVKVYPNPISGDILYVNTPNMDETLSYNLTDLTGNAVLTGNLINKQIHVGNLSSGMYLLTIRSKGSTVTKKIIK, from the coding sequence ATGCATGTTTTAAAACCTAAATTACCTACTTTTTTATTATTTATACTGTTATCATTTGGCATAAATACCGTTGCCCAAAATGAAACAGTTTCATGCGGAACCGTTACCACAAAAGAATCCACAGCATTTTATAACAGCATAAAACCGCAACTTAAAAACCATGAGCAGGCTTTTATGCAAAAGCGGTTGTCTAAAAGCGTATCGTCTACAAAACTCATGAATTCCATTCCTGTTAAAGCGCATATTATTCGCAATTCCAACGGAACTGGAGGTATTAGTGAGGCAGATCTTAATACGGCTATTTCCGATTTAAATACCCTATATGCCGGTGCTTTTATGGAATTCTTTTTATGTGATGGCATTAACTACATTAACCAAGACAGCCTTTGCCATTTAAAGAAAGGTGATGAAAAAAACTTAATAGAGACCACCAATGTTGCGGGGTTAATAAATATATACTTTGCAGAGAATATAGAAAACGCATTGGAGGAGAGCATTTGCGGTTACGCTGATAACGAAGGCAGAAATGATGTGATTGTTATGAAAAATAGTTGTGTCACCAACGATTCTACATTGGCACATGAAATGGGACATTTTTTCTCATTAATGCACACGCATGGAACAGATGATACAAAAACCACCGAATTGGTAGATGGCAGCAATTGCGAAACCGATGGCGATGGTATTTGCGACACGCCTGCCGACCCCAAATTAACTAGCAAAAACGTTAACAATTTTTGCCAGTATATTGGAACCGAAACTGATGCTAACGGTAACACTTATACTCCAGATACAGGCAATATCATGTCTTATGCCAAGAAAGGGTGTCGTTCCCACTTTTCGCAACAACAGTTAGCGCGCATGTACGCCTTTTATCTTACGGCTAAAAACTATTTGGCTTGCCCGTCGTTTAATGCCAATTTTACAGCAGATGTTAGTCAAACTTGCGATGAATCGTTAACTGTAAATTTTGAAAGCAGTTCCGAAAACATGACCACATGGGCATGGGATATGGATAGTGATGGTGTGATTGATTATACCATCCCAAACCCGTCGCATACTTTTACAAGTGGGGTTTATGATGTCACGTTAACCGTTTCAAACAAACACAGAACTATAAAAAAAACCTATTCAAAATTTATAAAAGTCGGTAATGCTGAATCACTTTTTAATGAAGATTTTGAATCTTACAGTTTACAAAGCGATGTTAATTGGACTGTAAAAGACAGCACAGAGCATGGCTATAACTGGCTTTTAAATAAAGGGGAAACAACTTCAAGCGGCACAGGACCTACTTCGGTCAAAACAGCAAATAATCCATCCAATACCTATATGTATGCCGAAGCTTCGGGTGCACAACCTGGTGACATTGCCGAATTACTTTCACCGTGTATGGCTATCACAAACCCAAATTCGGGGCTGGAATTTTCATACCACATGTATGGAAAAGGTATTGGCGAATTACATATTGACATTAAAACGGAAGATGGTTACATAAACGATGTGATTCCCGCACTTATTGGAAGCCAACAAAAACATCAAGAGGATGCTTTTTTAATAAAGGATATTGATTTATCAGCTTATACAAACCAAACTATTAATGTGCGTTTTAGAGCTGTTAGAGGCAATAATTGGGATGGTGACATTGCGATTGACAACGTATTTATTAAAACCATTGACGTGCCCATATCCGATGCGGTTGTTAAGGTATACCCCAACCCCATTTCGGGCGACATACTGTATGTTAACACTCCAAATATGGACGAAACCCTCAGTTATAATCTAACCGATTTAACCGGAAACGCGGTATTAACCGGAAACTTAATCAATAAGCAAATACATGTGGGCAATCTTAGTTCAGGTATGTACTTATTAACCATTAGAAGCAAAGGTTCTACAGTTACCAAAAAGATTATAAAATAA
- a CDS encoding T9SS type A sorting domain-containing protein: MKNITLTLFFGLILSVSGFGQSTADYSISLTTIWNATDHTSVPEDAHWSELVGATHNTANAFFELGVVSPNTDGIKDMAELGNNTNFMSEVNTAISTNKADQWINAGNLAGAVGTFSIDNLQVSENFPLITLVSMVAPSPDWFIAVNSIDLRSGNNSVNNGWKDSFTLDVFAYDAGTDDGTDYTSANAVSNPRVGVFKITGAPINGNKMGTITFTYNASTLNTVSHHPIETIKIFPNPTKGHVTVSNIQNSDLKSIQLYNVLGRLVKDIPTGNSLSKINLNLTNLSKGLYLFKLNSMDGKTKTSKLIVK, translated from the coding sequence ATGAAAAACATTACTTTAACTTTATTTTTTGGACTGATACTTTCAGTAAGTGGTTTTGGCCAAAGCACTGCAGATTACAGCATATCACTTACAACTATTTGGAATGCGACCGACCATACTTCGGTTCCTGAAGATGCGCATTGGTCGGAGCTTGTTGGTGCCACCCATAATACCGCTAACGCGTTTTTTGAATTAGGAGTCGTCTCTCCCAACACCGATGGTATTAAAGATATGGCCGAATTAGGCAACAACACCAATTTTATGAGTGAAGTTAACACCGCCATTTCTACTAACAAAGCAGACCAGTGGATAAATGCCGGTAATTTAGCTGGTGCTGTTGGTACATTCTCTATTGACAATTTACAAGTAAGCGAAAACTTCCCTTTAATAACTTTGGTTTCCATGGTGGCTCCAAGTCCCGATTGGTTTATTGCCGTTAATAGCATCGACTTAAGGTCTGGAAACAATAGTGTCAACAACGGTTGGAAAGACAGTTTTACCTTAGATGTTTTTGCCTATGATGCGGGTACCGATGATGGTACCGATTACACCTCGGCTAATGCCGTAAGCAACCCACGTGTAGGTGTTTTTAAAATAACAGGTGCACCGATAAATGGGAACAAAATGGGCACTATAACGTTTACTTATAATGCTTCAACATTAAATACTGTTAGCCATCATCCTATTGAAACCATTAAAATATTCCCGAACCCAACAAAAGGACATGTTACGGTTTCCAACATTCAAAATAGCGACTTAAAATCCATTCAACTTTATAATGTTTTAGGGCGCTTGGTAAAAGACATCCCAACAGGTAATAGCCTTTCAAAAATAAATCTAAATCTAACGAACTTAAGTAAAGGTCTTTATCTGTTTAAACTGAATTCTATGGATGGGAAAACCAAAACCAGCAAACTTATTGTCAAATAG
- a CDS encoding hydroxymethylglutaryl-CoA lyase, which translates to MSSQIKIIECPRDAMQGIKQFIPTEKKVQYIQSLLRVGFDTIDFGSFVSPKAIPQMVDTAEVLSMLDLSNTTSKLLAIIANTRGAEDACKHAEINYLGYPFSISENFQMRNTHKTIAQSVVTLSEILEIANKANKEVVVYISMGFGNPYGDPWNVGIVGEWTERLSSMGVKILSLSDTIGSSNPESIQYLFSNLIPQYTNIEFGAHLHTTPSTWFEKVDAAYKAGCKRFDGAIQGYGGCPMAKDELTGNMPTEKLLSYFTSQKNNSLNALSFESAHNEATKIFTVYH; encoded by the coding sequence ATGTCAAGCCAAATAAAGATAATAGAGTGTCCACGAGACGCTATGCAAGGCATCAAACAGTTTATTCCAACAGAGAAAAAGGTGCAATACATCCAGTCTTTATTGCGTGTTGGTTTTGACACGATTGATTTTGGAAGCTTTGTTTCGCCAAAAGCCATTCCGCAAATGGTTGATACTGCCGAGGTACTATCCATGCTGGATTTAAGCAATACAACAAGTAAATTACTTGCCATTATAGCAAATACTAGAGGTGCAGAAGACGCTTGTAAACATGCTGAAATAAATTATTTAGGCTATCCGTTTTCAATTTCAGAGAATTTTCAAATGCGAAATACGCACAAAACCATTGCGCAGTCAGTTGTAACGCTTTCCGAGATTTTGGAAATTGCCAACAAAGCCAATAAAGAAGTGGTTGTTTACATTTCTATGGGATTTGGTAATCCGTATGGAGATCCCTGGAATGTTGGTATAGTAGGCGAGTGGACCGAACGTTTAAGCAGTATGGGCGTTAAAATTTTATCGTTGAGTGATACGATAGGTAGCTCAAACCCGGAAAGCATTCAGTACCTGTTTTCAAATTTAATACCACAATATACCAATATAGAGTTTGGTGCCCATCTACACACCACGCCATCTACCTGGTTCGAAAAAGTAGATGCCGCTTACAAAGCAGGCTGTAAACGTTTTGATGGTGCTATTCAAGGTTATGGTGGTTGCCCCATGGCAAAGGATGAATTAACAGGTAATATGCCCACTGAAAAGTTGTTGTCGTACTTCACTTCCCAAAAAAACAACAGTCTAAATGCCCTGAGTTTTGAAAGTGCCCATAATGAAGCTACTAAGATTTTTACCGTTTATCATTAA
- a CDS encoding DUF4856 domain-containing protein → MKRILSMVAVAAALMTSCSNDDDNNSNQIETPATYVFTRDGSSTVSFGGQTTRITMAGELVSALKVNTNTAEQLQAMFEHVEGNDDFSEADLNASNKNVRSKVAASKDYFSANTTVSNAIKADFDGWIAEQANTVFVNWDLAATAGSAGQIQQLGGGSIRYVNGKGLELNQAVAKGLIGGLMADQMLNNYLSTSVLDEGSNIVNNNDDIVEAGKSYTTMEHKWDEGYGYLYGAEEDPAVPTLQADSFLNSYLRQVDADSDFAGIADAIYEAFKLGRAAIVAKEYDVRDAQVQIIRENISKVIAVRAVHYLQAGKASLAGNDNAKAFHELSEGFGFIYSLQFTRKPNTDVPYFTNTEVNAFVEDLMAGNGFWDVEAATLDAISAEIATEFGFTVNAAAN, encoded by the coding sequence ATGAAAAGAATCTTATCAATGGTAGCAGTAGCTGCGGCATTAATGACATCATGTTCAAATGATGATGACAACAATTCAAACCAAATAGAAACCCCTGCGACTTACGTTTTTACACGTGATGGGTCATCAACTGTTAGTTTTGGTGGTCAAACCACACGTATTACTATGGCTGGTGAATTGGTTTCGGCTTTAAAGGTTAATACAAACACAGCAGAACAGTTACAAGCGATGTTTGAACATGTTGAAGGAAATGATGATTTTTCTGAAGCAGACCTTAATGCATCTAATAAAAATGTACGAAGCAAAGTAGCTGCTTCTAAAGATTATTTTTCAGCTAACACGACGGTATCAAACGCTATCAAAGCAGATTTTGATGGTTGGATTGCAGAGCAAGCTAACACGGTATTTGTTAATTGGGACCTTGCTGCTACAGCTGGTTCAGCAGGTCAGATACAACAATTGGGTGGAGGTTCTATCCGTTATGTAAATGGGAAAGGATTGGAATTAAACCAAGCGGTTGCTAAAGGCCTTATCGGTGGTTTGATGGCAGACCAAATGCTTAACAACTATTTAAGTACATCAGTTTTAGATGAAGGCAGTAACATTGTAAATAATAATGACGATATTGTTGAAGCTGGGAAATCTTATACCACAATGGAACACAAATGGGATGAGGGGTATGGTTATTTATACGGTGCTGAAGAAGATCCAGCAGTTCCAACGTTGCAAGCCGATAGTTTTTTAAATAGCTATTTAAGACAGGTGGATGCAGATAGTGATTTTGCAGGAATTGCCGATGCAATATATGAAGCTTTTAAATTAGGTAGAGCAGCCATTGTAGCAAAAGAATACGATGTTCGTGATGCCCAAGTGCAAATTATAAGAGAGAACATTTCTAAAGTTATTGCAGTACGTGCTGTACATTATTTACAGGCAGGTAAAGCATCGTTAGCGGGTAACGATAACGCAAAAGCGTTTCATGAATTATCTGAAGGATTTGGTTTTATTTACAGTTTACAATTTACTAGAAAACCAAATACAGATGTTCCTTATTTTACGAATACCGAGGTGAATGCTTTTGTAGAGGATCTTATGGCTGGTAATGGCTTTTGGGATGTTGAAGCAGCAACTTTAGATGCCATATCTGCTGAAATAGCGACTGAATTTGGATTTACGGTTAATGCAGCTGCAAACTAA
- a CDS encoding imelysin family protein, whose product MIKKIVSVVVLTIVMVACSGSDDGDNKTKDNFDRQTMLINWADNIIIPVFQDLNTKLETLVTAKNTFVATPDQTNLDAFRTAWLNAYKVWQYAEMFNIGKAEAINYAYQMNIYPTTVADVEANIANGTYDLTHSNNNDAVGFPALDYLLYGVASDDAAILDIYTTNANASGYKTYVSDLVDQMKSLTQTVLNDWTSGYRDTFINSTTNTATSSTNKLTNDFIFYYEKGLRANKIGIPAGVFSTNPLPDKVEGYYNQEVSKDLVLEAINAVQNFFNGKAYNTSSTSNSFKAYLDYLNVTIGREDLSTLINNQLNVARTKVQALDANFSNQVNTDNSKMTMAYDELQKVVILLKVDMVQAFNISVDYVDADGD is encoded by the coding sequence ATGATAAAGAAAATCGTTTCAGTAGTCGTTTTAACTATAGTAATGGTTGCCTGTAGTGGTTCCGATGATGGTGACAATAAAACGAAAGATAATTTTGATAGACAAACCATGCTTATTAACTGGGCAGATAATATCATTATTCCCGTTTTTCAGGATTTGAATACTAAGTTAGAAACTTTGGTTACTGCAAAAAACACATTTGTGGCTACACCAGATCAAACCAATTTAGACGCTTTTCGTACCGCATGGTTAAATGCTTATAAAGTATGGCAATATGCTGAAATGTTTAATATTGGTAAAGCTGAAGCCATAAACTACGCCTACCAAATGAATATTTACCCAACGACAGTGGCCGATGTTGAAGCCAACATAGCAAACGGTACTTATGACTTAACACACTCCAATAATAACGATGCTGTAGGATTTCCAGCATTAGACTATTTATTATATGGTGTCGCATCCGATGATGCTGCCATATTAGACATATATACTACAAACGCTAATGCTAGTGGCTATAAAACATATGTATCAGATTTGGTAGATCAAATGAAATCGCTCACACAAACGGTTTTGAACGATTGGACTTCGGGTTATAGAGATACGTTTATTAACAGCACTACAAATACCGCAACAAGTTCTACAAATAAATTAACAAACGATTTTATATTTTATTACGAAAAAGGGCTCCGTGCCAACAAAATAGGAATCCCAGCAGGGGTTTTTTCCACAAATCCGTTGCCTGATAAAGTAGAAGGGTATTACAATCAAGAAGTATCTAAAGATTTGGTTTTAGAAGCGATAAATGCAGTTCAGAATTTCTTTAACGGAAAAGCTTATAATACTTCTTCAACCTCAAATAGTTTTAAAGCTTATTTGGATTATTTGAATGTTACCATAGGTAGAGAAGATTTAAGTACTTTGATAAACAATCAATTAAATGTAGCTCGTACTAAAGTACAAGCTTTAGACGCTAATTTTTCAAACCAAGTGAATACCGATAATTCTAAAATGACCATGGCTTATGACGAGTTACAAAAAGTGGTTATACTATTAAAGGTTGATATGGTACAAGCTTTCAACATTAGTGTAGATTATGTCGATGCTGATGGCGATTAG